A single genomic interval of Ruminococcus sp. NK3A76 harbors:
- a CDS encoding phosphoribosylaminoimidazolecarboxamide formyltransferase has translation MANEMLLKYGCNPNQKPSRVFMEDGKDLPIEVLNGKPGYINLLDAFNGWQLVRELKKATGMCAATSFKHVSPAGAAVGRPLTETEAKIYFVDDLGELSPMACAYARARGADRMSSYGDFIALSDVCDVPTAKMIQREVSDGIIAPGYTDEALEILKSKRKGTYNIIKIDENYVPAPIETKQVFGVTFEQGRNEFKIDNDLLTNIVTENKDIPDDKKEDLVISLITLKYTQSNSVCYVKNGQAIGIGAGQQSRVHCTRLAGSKADNWWLRQHPKVMGLQFVDDIRRPDRDNTIDVYISDEYEDVLRDGEWQRLFKVKPDVLTKEEKQEWLAKNTDVCLGSDAFFPFGDNIERAKKSGVKYIAEPGGSIRDDNVIDTCNKYGMAMAFTGMRLFHH, from the coding sequence ATGGCAAACGAGATGTTACTCAAATACGGCTGCAACCCTAATCAGAAGCCGTCAAGAGTTTTTATGGAGGACGGAAAAGACCTTCCTATCGAAGTACTGAACGGCAAGCCCGGTTACATCAATCTGCTTGATGCATTCAACGGCTGGCAGCTTGTAAGGGAGCTTAAGAAGGCTACAGGTATGTGTGCTGCAACTTCCTTCAAGCACGTTTCTCCTGCCGGTGCTGCTGTAGGCAGACCGCTTACTGAGACTGAGGCTAAAATATACTTTGTAGACGACTTAGGCGAGCTCTCCCCTATGGCTTGCGCTTATGCAAGAGCAAGGGGTGCTGACAGAATGTCGAGCTACGGTGATTTCATCGCACTTTCTGATGTCTGCGATGTTCCCACAGCAAAGATGATACAGCGTGAAGTATCTGACGGCATCATCGCTCCCGGTTACACAGACGAGGCTCTTGAGATACTCAAGTCAAAGAGAAAGGGCACATACAACATCATCAAGATAGACGAGAACTATGTTCCTGCTCCTATCGAGACAAAGCAGGTGTTCGGTGTTACCTTCGAGCAGGGCAGAAATGAGTTCAAGATAGACAACGACCTTCTCACAAACATCGTAACAGAGAACAAGGACATTCCTGACGACAAGAAGGAAGACCTCGTTATCTCGCTCATCACACTTAAGTACACACAGTCAAACAGCGTATGCTATGTAAAGAACGGTCAGGCTATCGGCATCGGTGCAGGCCAGCAGTCGAGAGTTCACTGCACAAGACTTGCAGGCAGCAAGGCTGACAACTGGTGGTTAAGACAGCACCCCAAGGTTATGGGCTTACAGTTTGTTGACGACATAAGAAGACCTGACAGAGACAACACTATCGACGTTTACATCTCTGACGAATACGAAGATGTATTAAGAGACGGCGAATGGCAGAGGCTGTTCAAGGTCAAGCCTGATGTTCTCACAAAGGAAGAAAAACAGGAATGGCTTGCAAAGAACACAGACGTATGCCTTGGCTCTGATGCTTTCTTCCCGTTCGGTGACAACATCGAGAGAGCAAAGAAGTCCGGCGTTAAGTACATAGCTGAGCCCGGCGGCTCGATAAGAGACGACAATGTTATAGACACCTGCAACAAATACGGCATGGCTATGGCATTTACAGGAATGAGACTTTTCCACCATTAA
- a CDS encoding CbrC family protein, with amino-acid sequence MLPAFKYHPDPIGTGAFIKGEIQTCQCCGKETEIWYEGPFYSEEEIECLCPECIASGKAAEKFDGMFQDDFSLEKKLESEKIDELIHRTPGYMGWQQEFWLAHCDDYCAFVGYVGWKEIVDMGLEKEIEETYDKKFDYFEFEDIKKNLQNGGSMQGYLFRCLHCKKHFLYIDCD; translated from the coding sequence ATGCTTCCTGCTTTTAAATACCACCCTGACCCGATAGGGACCGGTGCATTTATAAAAGGTGAGATACAGACCTGTCAGTGCTGCGGAAAAGAAACAGAGATCTGGTATGAAGGCCCGTTTTATAGCGAAGAGGAAATAGAATGTCTTTGCCCTGAATGTATCGCAAGCGGAAAGGCAGCCGAAAAGTTTGACGGTATGTTTCAAGACGACTTTTCATTAGAAAAGAAATTAGAGTCTGAAAAGATCGACGAGCTTATCCACCGCACACCGGGTTATATGGGCTGGCAGCAGGAATTCTGGCTGGCTCATTGTGATGATTACTGCGCTTTTGTAGGATATGTGGGCTGGAAAGAAATAGTAGATATGGGGCTTGAAAAGGAAATTGAAGAGACCTATGACAAGAAATTTGATTACTTTGAATTTGAGGACATAAAGAAAAATCTTCAAAACGGGGGCAGTATGCAGGGCTATTTATTTAGGTGTCTGCACTGCAAAAAGCATTTTCTTTATATTGATTGTGACTAA
- a CDS encoding IMP cyclohydrolase — protein MKQLDIYEELKNNSYPGRGIVIGKSEDGKNAVTAYFIMGRSVNSRNRVFTETEDGIKTEAADPSKLTDPHLIIYSPVRVLGNKTIVTNGDQTDTIYELMDKQQTFEQSLRTREYEDDAPNYTPRISGIMHVGEGKYNYAMSILKSADGNPDCVERFTYTYSDPLSGVGHFIHTYMGDGSPLPSFEGEPKKVAIPNDIDEFTAKLWDALNEDNKVSLFVRFIDIETGKAVSKVVNKYSK, from the coding sequence ATGAAACAGCTTGACATTTACGAGGAGCTTAAAAACAACTCCTACCCCGGCAGAGGCATAGTTATAGGAAAGTCGGAGGACGGCAAGAACGCTGTTACTGCTTACTTTATCATGGGCAGGAGCGTTAATTCGAGAAACAGAGTATTTACCGAGACTGAGGACGGCATAAAGACCGAGGCTGCTGACCCGAGCAAGCTGACAGATCCGCACCTTATAATATACTCGCCTGTAAGGGTACTCGGAAACAAGACTATCGTTACAAACGGCGACCAGACTGACACTATCTATGAGCTTATGGACAAGCAGCAGACATTTGAGCAGAGCCTGCGAACAAGAGAGTATGAGGACGATGCTCCCAACTACACACCCAGAATTTCCGGCATCATGCACGTCGGCGAGGGCAAGTACAACTACGCTATGAGCATTCTCAAATCTGCTGACGGCAACCCTGACTGTGTTGAGAGATTTACCTACACATATTCTGACCCGTTAAGCGGTGTGGGTCACTTCATACACACATACATGGGCGACGGTTCTCCCCTGCCGAGCTTTGAGGGCGAGCCTAAGAAGGTAGCTATACCCAACGACATTGACGAGTTCACAGCTAAGCTCTGGGACGCACTCAACGAGGACAACAAGGTATCGCTCTTTGTAAGGTTTATCGACATCGAGACAGGCAAGGCTGTTTCTAAGGTAGTTAACAAGTACAGCAAGTAA
- a CDS encoding GNAT family protein encodes MVRLRPFKPQDADEVCRWIGEDEKAFMMFTAGRYNYPLAAEEIVSRHYGFERENDAFMMTALDESGRVSGHFIFRMLDFEKNSVHMGFIIVSPEKRGKGFGKEIVCKAVSFAHDILGVNRVTLGVFENNEAAYNCYLSSGFKVTEHIKDCFEFKDEKWGLYEMEYIFENKEEI; translated from the coding sequence ATGGTTAGACTAAGACCTTTCAAGCCGCAGGATGCTGACGAGGTTTGCCGCTGGATAGGTGAAGACGAAAAGGCCTTCATGATGTTCACAGCGGGCAGATATAACTATCCTTTAGCGGCTGAGGAGATAGTATCAAGGCATTACGGCTTTGAAAGAGAAAATGATGCTTTTATGATGACAGCACTTGATGAAAGCGGTAGAGTATCGGGGCATTTTATATTCAGAATGCTCGATTTTGAAAAGAACAGTGTACACATGGGTTTTATTATAGTTTCACCCGAGAAGCGTGGAAAGGGCTTTGGCAAGGAAATAGTGTGCAAGGCTGTAAGCTTCGCTCATGACATACTGGGTGTAAACAGAGTGACACTGGGCGTTTTTGAAAACAACGAGGCGGCATACAACTGCTATCTTTCAAGCGGCTTCAAGGTAACTGAGCACATCAAGGACTGCTTTGAGTTTAAAGATGAGAAGTGGGGCCTTTATGAAATGGAATACATATTTGAAAACAAGGAGGAAATCTGA
- the purN gene encoding phosphoribosylglycinamide formyltransferase — MKNIVVLVSGGGTNLQALIDSQNRGDIKGGRITCVISSKEGAYALERAKNAGIKTRVLARKEYSDIAEYSKAMKDALTEEQADLVVYAGFMTILDEQVCRAFPYKMMNVHPALIPSFCGKGFYGLHVHEAVLESGVKVSGATVHFVTEVCDGGPIILQGTVDVKNDDTPETLQRRIMENVEWKLLPKAVSLFCEGRITIKDGRAYVDL; from the coding sequence CTGGTATCGGGCGGCGGAACTAATCTGCAGGCGCTTATCGACTCACAGAACAGGGGCGATATCAAAGGCGGCAGGATAACCTGTGTCATCTCCTCAAAAGAAGGAGCTTATGCTTTAGAGAGAGCTAAGAATGCAGGCATCAAAACAAGAGTGCTCGCAAGGAAAGAATACAGCGACATTGCTGAATATTCAAAGGCAATGAAAGATGCACTTACCGAGGAGCAGGCAGACCTTGTGGTCTATGCAGGCTTTATGACTATACTTGACGAGCAGGTATGCAGGGCGTTCCCTTACAAGATGATGAACGTTCACCCGGCGCTTATACCGAGCTTCTGCGGCAAGGGCTTTTATGGGCTGCACGTTCACGAGGCCGTGCTTGAAAGCGGCGTTAAGGTATCGGGCGCTACTGTTCACTTTGTAACAGAAGTATGCGACGGCGGGCCGATAATATTACAGGGAACTGTCGATGTAAAAAACGACGACACGCCCGAGACATTACAAAGGCGAATTATGGAAAATGTTGAATGGAAGCTTCTGCCGAAGGCTGTATCGCTTTTCTGTGAGGGCAGGATAACGATAAAGGACGGCAGGGCTTACGTTGACCTGTGA